The Thermotoga neapolitana DSM 4359 sequence AGATAGGAATAGACGAACTCGTCTTTCTGGACATCACCGCGTCTGTGGAAAAGAGAAAAACGATGCTCGAACTGGTGGAGAAGGTGGCAGAACAGATCGACATTCCCTTCACTGTGGGTGGAGGAATACACGATTTCGAAACGGCATCGGAACTCATCCTCAGAGGTGCGGACAAAGTGAGTATCAACACCGCTGCGGTGGAAAAACCGGATCTCATCACCAGGATCGCCGAAACCTTCGGAAGCCAGGCGGTCGTTGTGGCGATAGATGCAAAGAGGATGGACGGTGATTTCATCGTCTTCACCTACTCGGGAAAGAAAAACACCGGTATTCTCCTCTCGGACTGGGTCCGTGAGGTGGAAAGAAGGGGAGCCGGAGAGATACTTCTCACCAGCATCGACAGAGACGGTACGAAAATGGGATACGACACGGAGATGATCGAATTCGTAAGACCGCTGACGAACCTTCCCATCATCGCTTCGGGTGGTGCGGGAAAGATGGAGCATTTTCTTGAGGCGTTCCGGGCCGGTGCGGATGCTGCACTTGCGGCGTCTGTGTTTCATTTC is a genomic window containing:
- the hisF gene encoding imidazole glycerol phosphate synthase subunit HisF, with the translated sequence MLAKRIIACLDVKDGRVVKGTNFENLRDSGDPVELGKLYSEIGIDELVFLDITASVEKRKTMLELVEKVAEQIDIPFTVGGGIHDFETASELILRGADKVSINTAAVEKPDLITRIAETFGSQAVVVAIDAKRMDGDFIVFTYSGKKNTGILLSDWVREVERRGAGEILLTSIDRDGTKMGYDTEMIEFVRPLTNLPIIASGGAGKMEHFLEAFRAGADAALAASVFHFREIDVMELKRFLRENGVNVRLEGM